Part of the Cumulibacter manganitolerans genome, TGTTGAGGTCGATGTGGTCGGCGCGGTCCTCGCTGACGAGGATGCGCACCGCCTCGCCGACGATCTGCGGGTCGACCGCGTACAGCTGGACCGACCGCGGCGTCTCGCTCGGGTGGAAGCGCAGCATGTCCATCGTCAGCGGCGTGCGCTCGACGAGCGCGCGCGAGGTGATCATCTCGGACACGTAGAGCCCCGCGCCGTACTGCCGGCACACCCGGCGGTACGCGCTCGTCGTGATGCCGGCCATCGGCGCGAGCACCACGGGCGGGTCGACCGGGATCGCTCCGAAGCGCAGCCCGCTCATCGCAACCACGTCAGCTTGTCGCTTCCGTCGCGCCACTGCACGCCGCGCACGCCGCGGTCCTTCGGGATCAGGTAGAAGGAGTGGCCGGCGATCGTCTCCTCCGGCAGCACCTGGCCGTCGCGGAACCCCGGGTGCGAGCCGACGGTCGCGGGGGCGGCGAGGTGGACGTCGTCCTGGCTGTCGATCAGGCACAGCCCGCGCGACGGGACGCACTCGATCGGCTCGGTGCCCTTGTTGGTGAACAGCGCACCGACGATCGCCGACGCGTAGCCGTCGGGGATGCTCAGCCCGGCGTCGGTGAACACGTCGTCCGCCGGATACTCGATGGACAGCACCCGCCAGCCGGCCTGCAGGCCGAAGCTTCCGGCGCCCTCGAGGGTCTCGCCGACCTTGCCCGAGCGCGGCGCGATGAGCTCGTCGTGCGCGAAGACGCCGCTGGGCTCGCTGGGCCGCGCCGTGGGCTGCTGCGGCCCCGGCTGCGGTGGTCGTCCGGTGACCGGCGCCTGGGGAGGCGGCGGGTAGCCCGGCTGTCCCTGTGCCGGGCGGTACCCGGGCGGCGGTCCCTGCGCAGGCCGGTAGCCCGGTGGGGGCCCCTGCGGCGGAGGACCCGGAGGCGGCCGGTGTCCAGGGGGAGGTCCGTAGGTCATCGATCGCGCTCCTTTCGTCCTCTAGGCGTGCTGTGGGATCAGGACCCGGCGAGCTTCGGCGCCAGGTAGCCGGTGAGGGCGTCGATGCCGACCCGCTCCTGCGTCATGCTGTCGCGCTCGCGGACGGTGACGGCGTGGTCGTCGAGGGAGTCGAAGTCGACGGTGATGCAGAACGGCGTCCCGATCTCGTCCTGCCGGCGGTATCGGCGACCGATCGCGCCGGCGTCGTCGAACTCGATGTTCCAGTTCTTGCGCAGCGCGGCGGCGACGTCCTTGGCCTTCGGGCTCAGGTCGGCGTTGCGCGACAGCGGCAGGACGGCGGCCTTGACCGGCGCCAGCCGCGGGTCGAGGCGCAGCACGGTGCGCACGTCGACGCCACCCTTGGTGTTGGGCGCCTCGTCCTCGGCGTACGCATCGACGAGGAAGGTCATCAGCGAGCGGGACAGGCCCGCGGCGGGCTCGATGACGTACGGCGTGTAGCGCTCGCCCGAGTTGGGGTCGTGAAACTCCAACGCCGTCCCGGAGTGCTTGCTGTGGCTCGACAGGTCGAAGTCGGTGCGGTTGGCGATGCCCTCCAGCTCGCCCCACTCGCTGCCGGTGAAGCCGAAGCGGTACTCGATGTCGACGGTGCGCTTGGCGTAGTGCGAGAGCTTCTCGGCGGGATGCTCGAAGTGCCGCAGGTTGGCCGGGTCGATGCCGAGGTCGGTGTACCAGCGGGTGCGCTCGTCGATCCAGTACTGGTGCCACTGCTCGTCGTCCCCGGGCTTGACGAAGAACTCCATCTCCATCTGCTCGAACTCGCGGGTGCGGAAGATGAAGTTGCCGGGGGTGATCTCGTTGCGGAAG contains:
- a CDS encoding glycine--tRNA ligase: MAKPAPSKIDQVVSLCKRRGFVFPCGEIYGGTRSAWDYGPLGVELKENIRRQWWKSMVHGRDDVVGLDSSIILPRETWVASGHVGTFTDPLVECLQCHKRHRQDHLQEALAEKKGLDDPDAIPMSEIVCPDCGTRGRWTEPRDFQMMLKTYLGVIEDESGLHYLRPETAQGIFINFGNVMQASRKKPPFGIAQTGKSFRNEITPGNFIFRTREFEQMEMEFFVKPGDDEQWHQYWIDERTRWYTDLGIDPANLRHFEHPAEKLSHYAKRTVDIEYRFGFTGSEWGELEGIANRTDFDLSSHSKHSGTALEFHDPNSGERYTPYVIEPAAGLSRSLMTFLVDAYAEDEAPNTKGGVDVRTVLRLDPRLAPVKAAVLPLSRNADLSPKAKDVAAALRKNWNIEFDDAGAIGRRYRRQDEIGTPFCITVDFDSLDDHAVTVRERDSMTQERVGIDALTGYLAPKLAGS